Part of the Sinomonas atrocyanea genome is shown below.
CGGCCGTGCAGGAAGCGCGCCGATGACCGAGCCGACCCTCCGCATCGTCATCGGAACCGCCGGCTCCGGCAAGTCGACCGTCGCCCAGCACCTCGCCCGCGAGCACGCCGCCGCCTACCTCGACAAAGATGCGATGAGCGCCCGCTTCGTCGAGGCCGCGCTCGCTGCCGCCGGATATGATCCCGGAGACCGCGAGTCAAACGCGTTCTACCTCGATCGCATCCTGCCCCTCGAGTACGACTCGCTCCTCGACGTCGCCGGAGCCAACCTCCGCCTCGGCCGCCCCGTTGTCATCGACGCCCCGTTCAGCCCATACCTCTCCGACCCCGACTTCATCACCACCGCCCGGAAACGCTTCCAATGGCCCACGGTCGAGGTCGAGGTGATCCGCGTCCGCGTCTCCCCCACCACACTCCAGCAGCGCCTGCGGGAGCGCGGCCTCGAGCGGGACCGCTGGAAGCTCGCCCACTGGCACGAATACTGGGCGAAGCACGGGGGCCAGGCATGCACCTGGACCGGCGTCCTCCTGACTGAATTCGACAACGACGCATCAACGGACCACCGGCCAAGGCCCTGACGATTCGACGCCGCTCTCTCAGACCAGGGAACAGCAGT
Proteins encoded:
- a CDS encoding AAA family ATPase; its protein translation is MTEPTLRIVIGTAGSGKSTVAQHLAREHAAAYLDKDAMSARFVEAALAAAGYDPGDRESNAFYLDRILPLEYDSLLDVAGANLRLGRPVVIDAPFSPYLSDPDFITTARKRFQWPTVEVEVIRVRVSPTTLQQRLRERGLERDRWKLAHWHEYWAKHGGQACTWTGVLLTEFDNDASTDHRPRP